The DNA sequence GCCCGCGATCCGCAGGGTGGCGATACCGACCAACTGCGTGGTCTGGTGTCAGGTGAATGCGACATTGCTATCTCAAACACCTACTACTTTGCCCGCGCCCTGCGCACCGACGTTGATGGTCTGGACGCGGACGCCATTGCAAATATCGGCTGGGTCTTCCCTGCGCAAAACGCTGAAGGCGCGCATATGAACCTGTCAGGTGCAGGTGTCGCTGTGAACGCGCCGAACCGCGACAACGCGATCAAGTTCCTCGAGTATCTGGCCTCTGATCGTGCGCAGCAGTACTTCAGCGCAGGCAACGACGAGTATCCTGCGGTACCAGGTGTTGGGCTGTCACCTTCCGTTGCAGCGATGGGTCTTTTCCGTCCTGACGCGGTTGATCTGAGCGCAGTTGCGGAAAACCTGCCTGCGGCACAGCAGATCTTTAATCAGGTCGGTTGGGAATAAATCGTATCACTCACGGCTTAAAGGGCGCCTCGCAAGAGGCGCCTTTTTTGTGTTTGGTGTAATGCGCTCCGTCACTTGACTTGCAATATGCAGGCTTGCTTTTCTGCGGGCAAAAGGAGCCGCGCAGATGCCAATCGACAACAATGATCCCGCCCATGTTTACGTTCAACAGGCCAATCGCAAAGAGGCACAGAACCGTCGGAACGGTGATTTGCGGCGCGCCCGTGCCAAGACACAAAGCCCATGGTGGTTTGTGTTTTCGGCGAGTTTGCTGGGTTTTGTGACCGTCATCTACGCGCAGGAAGGTAATCCTGCGACGACTGGCATATTCGGCCTGTTGACCGCAGTACATGTGTTCTTGGCCTATCAGCAGTGGAAGCGGCGTGCAGAACAATAGGGTTCAAGCGCGACCCGTGCCGATCTTGCGACATAGCAGGATCACAGGAATCAACCCGATTGCCGCAATGACAAGGCTGGGCACAGCGGCACCCTCAAGCCGTTCATCTGACGCCAGCCGATACGCCTGCACCGCAAGTGTGTCGTAGTTGAATGGCCGCATGATCAGGGTTGCGGGTAATTCTTTCATCACATCCACGAAGACAATCAAGCCTGCGGTCAAAAGGCTGGTGCGCAAAAGGGGCATATGGACCCGTCTGACCAGACCGGGAATGTCTTGGCCCAAGGTCCGCGCGGCTGCGTCCATATTGGGTGCGACCGAGGCGATCCCGCCCTCATAGGCGCCAATCGCTGCGGCAAGGAACCGGATCAGATAGGCCGATATCAACAGCCAGATCGAGCCTGTAAACAAAAGCCCTGTCGAGATGTCAAAGGTGGCGCGCATCCAGCTATCAAGCGCGTTGTCAAAGGCCGCAAACGGCACCAAGAGCCCAACGGCGATAACCCCGCCCGGCACAGCATAGCCGATCCGTGCCAGATAAAGAGACGTGCCGGTCAGGCGGCTTGTGCTGACACGGTGCAGGGTGCCGAGGATCAGGGCGGCAAGCACCGTCAAAACCGCAGCAATGCCGGCAAGGGTCAGCGAATTGCGGATAAAGCCCAGATAGCGCGGGCTGAGCAGATCCTGCTGCGATCCGACGGCCATAACGCTCAGCGCGATGACAGGCAGGACAACGCCAAGTAAAACTGGCGTCAGGCAGAAAAGAAACGCGCCGAGCTTTTGCCCCTTGCTCAGTGGCAGCCGCTGCAAAGGTGCATTACGCCTGCCGCTGGTGTATTTTGCGTTACCGCGGCTCGTCCGTTCCAGCATCACAAGGAGCAGTGCAAAGCTGAGCAGCCCCAAGGCCAGTTGCGCTGCCGCGGCGCGATCCGCCAGAGAAAACCAACTCGTGTAAATGCCCACAGCGAAGGTTTGCACACCAAAGTAGGCCACCGTGCCAAAATCCGCGATTGTCTCCATCGCGACAAGCATCACGCCCGAGGCAATCGCCGGTCGTGCCATGGGCAGCGATACATGCATGAACGCCGAGAAGGGTGACCTGCCCAGAACCCGTGCCGCCAGAAATGTGCTTGATCCTTGTGCCGCAAATGCGGCCCGCGCCAAGAGATAGACGTAAGGATATAGCACCAGCGTCAGCATCATCGCCGCCCCACCCAGCGAGCGGATTTCGGGAAACCAATAATCCCGTGGTCCCCACCCTGTCAGATCGCGCAGCAAGGTTTGCACGATCCCGGGATGGTCGAGCACATGCGTATAACCGTAGGCCAGCACATAGGCGGGAAAGGCCAGCGGCAGCGCCAGCGCGATCTCCATCCAGCGTCGCCCGGGGAAATCGGTCATGGTGACAAGCCAAGCGGCACCTGCGCCGATGAATGCAGCCCCGGCCATGACCAGCGCGACAAGGACCAATGTGGTCACCGTGTAGCGCGCAAGCACCGTCTGCGCCAAATTGGTGAGTGTATCGGAAGATCCGGTCAGTGCTGCCGCCAGAACACCGACATAGGGTACGACACACACAAGTGTCACAAGGACGGCAATGCCCTTGAAAAAAGGCGTCAGGGCGGGCCTGCGTGACGGCTTGTTTGCGTGCGGTTGTTCCATAGCCTGCACCTAAACGAAAGCAGGGCAGAGGGGCAAGCGATAGGGGCGCGCCATCGCTGCGCAATCGT is a window from the Yoonia rosea genome containing:
- a CDS encoding ABC transporter permease, coding for MEQPHANKPSRRPALTPFFKGIAVLVTLVCVVPYVGVLAAALTGSSDTLTNLAQTVLARYTVTTLVLVALVMAGAAFIGAGAAWLVTMTDFPGRRWMEIALALPLAFPAYVLAYGYTHVLDHPGIVQTLLRDLTGWGPRDYWFPEIRSLGGAAMMLTLVLYPYVYLLARAAFAAQGSSTFLAARVLGRSPFSAFMHVSLPMARPAIASGVMLVAMETIADFGTVAYFGVQTFAVGIYTSWFSLADRAAAAQLALGLLSFALLLVMLERTSRGNAKYTSGRRNAPLQRLPLSKGQKLGAFLFCLTPVLLGVVLPVIALSVMAVGSQQDLLSPRYLGFIRNSLTLAGIAAVLTVLAALILGTLHRVSTSRLTGTSLYLARIGYAVPGGVIAVGLLVPFAAFDNALDSWMRATFDISTGLLFTGSIWLLISAYLIRFLAAAIGAYEGGIASVAPNMDAAARTLGQDIPGLVRRVHMPLLRTSLLTAGLIVFVDVMKELPATLIMRPFNYDTLAVQAYRLASDERLEGAAVPSLVIAAIGLIPVILLCRKIGTGRA